In the genome of Candidatus Nanoarchaeia archaeon, the window AGCGCAAGCCGAGCCGGCGGCAGCTGCGAAGCAAGATTTTCACCGTAGCTTTAAGGCAGGTACTGAAGGTTCATGATGACAAGCCCGACAATCAGGCTAGCAGCATATGCTGGCTTGCTCCAAGCAAGAACCTTTTTCCCATCTAAGCCTAAAATCGGGATCATATTAAATATGCCAAGCCATGAATTGATAATGTAGCCGTAAAAAGAGATCCCAGGAAAGGCATTTGCCCTGAACATCGCAAAAAATACAAGGCTCAGGCCAAAATTAATGACCGGGCCTGCAAGGCTTATGATTCCATTTCTTCTCGTTCCGACAGGGCCGGAAATGAAGACAGCGCCAGGCGCAGCAAAGATGACTTTGAAAACAATTGCAAGGATAATCGCAAGGTAGATCATCGGCTTGAACGCATGGAACTCTGCGCTGCAGCCATAGTATTGCGCAACAGCCTTATGGCCAAGCTCATGGAGCAAAAACCCAATGCCGACAGTCAGGCCTGCAACCCCAAACGCCGCAAAAAATCCAGTCGAAAGCTCAGGTGCAATAAGAAAGCTGAAGGCCAGCGTGATGCCAAACCAGGCAAAGGCTATATCTTTGAGTTCTGTTTTCGAAGTTGTGAAGAATCCTTGCTTGGTTATGGGGTGGAGCATTATCCCTTGACTTCTTCCTTTGTTTATAACCCTTTCTAGGCACTTCATTTTCTCGCATCACTTTGATAACTATCACTCTGAATTTACTTCTCAGAACCCTCTACCTCACAAAAATAAAATACTTCTCAGACCCCGAAAGCTCCCGCAGGATCCTCCTGATGATTGCCTTTTTAGGGTCCGGCATCAGCTTTACTCTTGCCTTCAGGTCGTCAAAGTTCGCAAATGGCTTTGCCTCCCTTGCATCGATGATCTCCCACATATGCTTCTTCCCAAGCCCGGGAATGAGCTCAAGCTGGTGCATTCTCGTGCTTAAAGGCTGCGCCTTATTGAAGAAATCTACGAACTTCTCCTGGTCCTTATCAACAATGTCCTTTATGACGAACTCAAGCTCCTGCCTGGCTGTAGGCGTGAGCTTATGCATCGGGAGCTTCCCCACAATATGGTGGATCTGTTCCCGTTTCCCCTCTCCGATATAGATCTCATTGCCTGGCGAGAGCTGGACCTCTCTTTTCGCAACAAGCTCAAGAAGCGCATAGTACTCTTTCCCAATGGCTTGGACAATAGGCATTTTCCTGGCTCCAGGCCTGTCCTCGAATGGATATCCATTCGGAAGGAAGTCAAGCACGATGGCCTTCTCTTCCCTGCGCGGTTTCTCTTCTTCCATAGCTCCTGTTCGTTAGTTTGAAATGACATCGACAATCTTCTTCACGTTTTCATTGCTTACTGATATAATGTATCCCTGCAGGATGAGCCGAACCTCTTCAGGCGTCTTCGGAGCAAGCTCCGCAATCTTGATGATGTGGTTCTCCTTGAGCCTGGGAATGTCTAGCTTCATGAGCTTTTGTACCGTATCTGTCATCTTCTTTGTATCATGGATATGGATCTGCTCAAGGTACTCAACGGTTTTTGCAGCCCTGTATCCAAGATCCTCCTTCTTGACCTTCTCGAGACCCTCCTTCACCTCTGCCATGGTGATTGGAGCCTCAGACACCACTTCCGGATTTGCCATTATGCCCTCCTCAAATGAACAGGATGAGTTCTGATGATCTTGCTTTTGTTCTGGTCCATAATGCTCACTTCATAGTTTTTTCCTGCCTTTCGTATGATTGTCCCAATCTTGCCATAGAAGCGCAGCCTGAACATGCCTTTCTGGAACGAAGGCTCCGCCTTCAATGCAACATGCTCTCCCGGCTTGAACTCCTGCAAAAAGTTGTGGATTCTGAACTTTCCTCTGTCTCTTAGATTCTTCTTGAGCTTATTTCGAGACTTCCTTCTTGCGCCGCCTATTCTCATTACCATAGTACCACCCACGAACATTGCGGATAAAGTGCTGTTGTTTTAAAAAGCTTTTGCTTTTGCTGGCCGAGTATTCCCAAAAAAATGGCGCAGCTAAGGTATTGGCAGCTGCAAAAAACAGCTTGCTCTTTGATGGGCAAGCACGCAACAGCTATGTAGCTTCTTTTGCGTAGGGACAGAAAAGTTGTGATTCGAAACCTTTATATATTCCATTAATCTTCATCAGGCGCATGGGTTTCTTTTCACAAATCAAGGAAAAGCTGGGGATGGAAGAAGCCTCTGCAGAGCCTGCTGAGGATTATGTAGAGCTGGACACCGGGTCAGATGAATCCAGGCCGAAAGCTGTAGTAAGGACATTTTCCTTGGACGATTTTGAGGGAATTAAGCCTATTCTGGACAGCCTGCGTGAAGGCCATACCATTGCGCTTATCAATATCAAGCCCTTAAAGGACAAGGATCTTATCGAGCTTAAGCGTGCCATTAACAAGCTTAAGAAGACAACAGATGCCATACAGGGCGAAATTGCAGGATTTGGAGAAGACTATATTGTTGCAACCCCTACGTTTGCAAAAATCTACAGGAACAAGCCTGTTGCTGAAAGGCCCAAGATTGAAGAAGGGATGGGGTAAATCTGTTCTGTTATCCTTAGGGGATTTTGGAAATTCTTTTTTAGCTTTCTCAGAATTCTGGGTTTCCTATTACTTCATTTCCTATTTTTGCTCCTACTAAGGTTGTGGTGCCTCCGATATATGTGATTGGTACTGTGTAGAGCGGCTCAGAAATGCTTTTTACTACACCTATACCTCTTGCAACCCATTCGGTGTATTCGTGCGTTACTCCGTCTTGATGACCTTGCTCCACTACTGTTTCATTAGAAGTGAATCTCAAGCAATTTCTGAATGTGCGAATAGGTAATATCACGTCTTCCAATCCTTCTATCCTCTTTACATCCGTAATGATATATACCTTTCCGTCCACAGGGTCTGTTCTCTCTTCTACGTCGCTCCAGCTGTCACCTATGTCAAAACTTACAGGAGAGATAAACCGATCTGGATGGAAATTAACTCTACTGGGGTCTGAAGTTTGGGTATAGCCTAAGTCAAATATCCCATTATTACCAAAGAATGTGTAATGTGATCTCATAGGAATATTATCCTCTATCCATGCACCATCCTGAACACGATACCTTATCTGCCTCCAATCTTGCCGAAGTGCATTAAATCCCTGCCATGTTTCGAAGCCTATCACTTTAACACTCCGAATATCGTCTCCAATAGCTATGTCTACATCTGGATGAATGTGAGTTCTGTTGTATGTTCTGATATCCCCCGGGGTTGTATCGTAGTAATCCCGAACTATCAAATCCCCTACCGGTATATCTGGTGGTTGCGGTGGAGGTATCTGAGTTCGTGTATTTGTAGGGGTATTCGTGTTTGTTGGCGACCATGTCGGAGTCCTTGTCGGCGTATAGGTCGGTGTCGGAGAGCGTGTCGGCGATCTTGTATACGTAGGTGTGTTTGTTGGCGACCATGTTGGTGTCCTTGTTGGAGTCATGGTATTTGTCGGAGTCCTTGTCAGAGTAGAAGTATTTGTCGGAGTAGGCATTGGCGATATTGTCGGCGTCCATGTCGGGGTGTGCGTTGGAGTCGGAGGCTGCTCTACAATCACGTCAAGGCTAGCTAAGGAATTGTAATGGTCTGTCCAAAGCGTAATTCTTCCGTTTCCTGGTCCTGTTCCCTGAATCATTACCTGCGT includes:
- a CDS encoding 50S ribosomal protein L21e produces the protein MGGTMVMRIGGARRKSRNKLKKNLRDRGKFRIHNFLQEFKPGEHVALKAEPSFQKGMFRLRFYGKIGTIIRKAGKNYEVSIMDQNKSKIIRTHPVHLRRA
- the sepF gene encoding cell division protein SepF — protein: MGFFSQIKEKLGMEEASAEPAEDYVELDTGSDESRPKAVVRTFSLDDFEGIKPILDSLREGHTIALINIKPLKDKDLIELKRAINKLKKTTDAIQGEIAGFGEDYIVATPTFAKIYRNKPVAERPKIEEGMG
- a CDS encoding DUF655 domain-containing protein, which encodes MEEEKPRREEKAIVLDFLPNGYPFEDRPGARKMPIVQAIGKEYYALLELVAKREVQLSPGNEIYIGEGKREQIHHIVGKLPMHKLTPTARQELEFVIKDIVDKDQEKFVDFFNKAQPLSTRMHQLELIPGLGKKHMWEIIDAREAKPFANFDDLKARVKLMPDPKKAIIRRILRELSGSEKYFIFVR